AGCCCCTTGACTGCCACAATACGTATAACTATGAGATACGTACTTTTCCATACACGATAAAACACACATCAATAGTgggacaagggaaacaactgctgTACATTGCCCTTTCGACTTGCAGCACGATGATCGCCTCCCCTGGAGACCATTTTCTCAGTTTGGATGTCATTATCATACTTTGCATACTATGATTTTTGTGTAAATTTTTTGTAACCTATGTATGCTTTTGACAGTCAAGGGGTTCTCCTCCTTTTCTTCAGAATTTTACGTGACTGCACTGACCAGGGAACTGCAGCCTAACACCGTCAGCGTAATGCTGAGCCTGAAAGCCTTGAGACGCAAAAGGTACTTGATGACCACCACAGCCAACGTGAGAGGCGCGTCGGGCGTCCTGCAGTGTGTGTCCATCGACCACACTCTGCACTACAACCAGCAGGAACGTCGTCTGGAGAGTAAATGGGATGTCTATTCATACGTGGTACACGTGTATTTGCTGGCCAATGATGCTGAAAAGGGGTACGCGGATATAAGGCAGActtaacccccattttaagatacAGTACAAGGATCTGAaataatcaggtcttaacaaggagggagtcgtaaaacggaggtacatttacacaggatATGAACAGATATCTTGAAAAGGAAAGGTCTTgaaatggggtgggggggggggggggggtcactatACCTGCAATGTTATCTTCttgggaaaagggggggggggggggttgttacaCGGGCTTTGGATTGTACAGTGTTATATTTTCTTTAGGGGGTGGTTGATTGGGTTAACACGGGGTTTTCACTGTACAGTGTTATACTTTCTTTAGGGGCTGGTTGATTGGGTTAACACGGGGTTTTCACTGTACAGTGTTATATTTTCTTCAGGGGCTGGTTGATTGGGTTAACACGGGGTTTTCACTGTGCAGTGTTATACTTTCTTTAGGTGGTTGATTGGGTTAACACGGGGTTTTCACTGTACAGTGTTATATTTTCTTTAGGGGCTGGTTGATTGGGTTAACACAGAGTTTTCACTGTACAGTGTTATACTTTCTTTAGGGGCTGGTTGATTGGGTTAACACGGGGTTTTCGCTGTACAGTGTTATATTTTCCGTAGGGGGTGGTTGATTGGGTTAACACGGGGTTTTCGCTGTACAGTGTTATATTTTCCGTAGGGGGTGGTTGATTGGGTTAACACGGGGTTTTCACTGTGCAGTGTTATGCAATGTTCCTTGGCCTTCTTTCTGAATTTTACTTACTTTCTGTCTTGACTACGTATCACGTAGAATGAGTGCGCACCGTATGCATTATTTATAAGAAATATttttgtgtcttcttcttcttcttctttttctgcgttcatgggctgaaactcccacgtacactcgtgtttttgcacgagtggatttttacgtgtatgattcTCACTTTTTTCTGTCCGTATTATTACTGACCAAAGATTTTGAACTTGTTGAAAAATATGAAGACTTTTGACAAGATTAAAAGTATTGACTGTTAGACAATTCGAGTTTTAAAGGAACATTCAACATTTTACTCAGATACACCGTAAAAGTGAATAGCTTTGAAAGAGTAGGCCAAGAGCAAAAGATCACGACTGATGCTGAATTGGTCTCGCTTGACCCCCTGGAATCTCGAGAGAagaaacaacatcaaacaacagaaaataataaaataaaaaaaactgaaCAATCCTTTTTATGCTTTTCTTTCCCAGTCGAACTGCATTCTACGTTGAGCTGAAACGGGACGGCAAGAAAGACAAAAGCCTCAGCCTTATAGACCTGCTGACGTCAGACCCTTCTACCGAATCCTCATCGGATTGGGCCAGTGACGCGGTGAAGCGGATATGCGTCGACAGTGACGTCTTCTTCGACAGTCTGTCCGTGAACGCCAGCATGAAAGCCAACTGCGGCAATTAAGTCAACCTGATTGCAGACTGAATATGTTTTGCTACGGAAAAttgtgcatctctctctctctctctctctctctctctctctctctctctctctctctctctctctctctctctctctctctctctctctctctctctatctctttccaTCTTAATGTAAAAACTTCGTCCAAACTATTTCAAggatctctctccctctctttccctctccccccACCTTCCCTTTCTCGCCCAATCCCTTGCATCTTTTCAAAACCCTGTTATGTTATATTGAGTACAGCTTGTGGATAGAGGGTCAATGCAAGCTTGGCAATTTCTGTTTTTGTAATTTGATCGCAATGTTCAAATTTGCTGCAATCTCATCTGTTAGCGTTTAGAATACTTCCGTGGAAACAATTCGGCTCACTGTGACTGATCtggccaggattttacatgggataatgCCATACCTCCATTTCAACACATACCCACACTCAACAGTATGACCAATTTCTAGATAcaaagtgtttaaaaaaaaagaagatttaattaaattaattcaacaaaaaatGACCAATTCTTCTCACGAAGACATCATGCTAtctatttttggtatgtgtccctcGGTGTCCGGTCTAACAGTATagacgtgtgatcgacaagaagaagaagaaaggtatGTGTCCCTCGCTGTCCGGTCAAACAGTATagacgtgtgatcgacaagaagaagaagaaaggtatGTGTCCCTCGCTGTCCGGTCTAACAGTATagacgtgtgatcgacaagaagaagaagaaaggtatGTGTCCCTCGCTGTCCGGTCTAACAGTATagacgtgtgatcgacaagaagaagaagaaaggtatGTGTCCCTCGCTGTCCGGTCTAACAGTATagacgtgtgatcgacaagaagaggaagaaaggTATGTGTCCCTCGCTGTCCGGTCTAACAGTATagacgtgtgatcgacaagaagaagaagaaaggtatGTGTCCCTCGCTGTCCGGTCTAACAGTATagacgtgtgatcgacaagaagaagaggaagaaaggTATGTGTCCCTCGCTGTCCGGTCTAACAGTATagacgtgtgatcgacaagaagaggaagaaaggTATGTGTCCCTCGCTGTCCGGTCAAACAGTATagacgtgtgatcgacaagaagaagaagaagaaaggtatGTGTCCCTCGCTTTCCGGTCTAACAGTATAGacgagtgatcgacaagaagaagaagaaaggtatGTGTCCCTCGCTGTCCGGTCTAACAGTATagacgtgtgatcgacaagaagaagaagaaaggtatGTGTCCCTCGCTGTCCGGTCTAACAGTATAGacgagtgatcgacaagaagaagaagaaaggtatGTGTCCCTCGCTGTCCGGTCTAACAGTATagacgtgtgatcgacaagaagaagaagaaaggtatGTGTCCCTCGCTGTCCGGTCTAACAGTATagacgtgtgatcgacaagaagaagaagaaaggtatGTGTCCCTCGCTGTCCGGTCTAACAGTATagacgtgtgatcgacaagaagaagaagaagaaaggtatGTGTCCCTCGCTGTCCGGTCTAACAGTATagacgtgtgatcgacaagaagaagaagaaaggtatGTGTCCCTCGCTGTCCGGTCTAACAGTATagacgtgtgatcgacaagaagaagaagaaaggtatGTGTCCCTCGCTGTCCGGTCTAACAGTATagacgtgtgatcgacaagaagaagaagaaaggtatGGGTCCAAgtcagtggagggatggtctttgtAAAAGCttgtcagatctgagatggtgagccagaTATGTTTTGAAGGGAAGGACTGTACCTTTAAACTGTTTCAAACTATTTTCATTTACTGTTTACTTGTGACCGGCCATTGCAATATTTTAGCTGGACGTAAGCAATAAACCTGATTCACTTATGAATACTTATGTTTACTTATGTACTGAAATGTGTGGATGTTTTTGTGCGGgcgatcatgtgtgtgtgtgtgtgtgtgtgtgtgtgtgtgtgtgtgtgtgtgttaatcgtGTATTTGCTTAAGGATAGTGGTCCCATCCACTTCCCGGCCCCCAGTCCTGGTAAGAGCCACTGCCAGTTTGTTCGTGGCAGCTTATTCACTAGCAAGCCAGCTTaacacaccctcatttttatatatataatccAACACCAGCGACAAACAGCACTTAGCAGAAACACGACGGAAACATCAACAGCAGCAATAACAACGGATGACTGAAATAAGATTCTAACTACTCCATCAAAAACCACTACCAAAACAAATTAATGAACACATAAAAAGTTCAAACATGGCTAAGCAAATTGGATACCATTAGTACATGATGCCCTATACAGCAGTGACGACAGCGACAACAACCCCAGCGACATACACCACTTAGCAGAAACACTCAACAACTACAACCCCTATCACTATCATAACAACCACATAAAGAACGTAAATAACGACGGAAATCGTTGGGGTTCCCGTTCGGAAAGCACTCAGTAAGCAAGGCTGTATCTTTTGGTAGTTGCCTCTGTGGATGATGGTTTTCACTGTAATGGATTGAGGTATAGTTCTCAATAGCTGATACAGAGTAGTCGAGACAAATATTTCAtttgaaactggtaatgatccgCTAACCAGAAAGCGATTTACCCATAAGTACAAGTCCATGAACCAAAGTGGcccctcctcctctccccccccccccccccgccctacaagaaaacaccacacacaacaaattccaaaaacacacacaaacaccaccaaGAAAGTGAGGAAAACAACGGAAACAACTGCGACTCGTTTTTCAAAGGCCAATGCTTTTCATTACTGCAGTAAAGGCAAATATATCGATTGAGTTAAGATTTCTATGACTGAAACACGACCTTCTGGTCTatccacaggcggaaggtatcgtctactggactactactatcacagaaagactacaaggtctgtcactcaccttcgagtcttctgtgttcgtggagtcgcttcctgggggaaaatattgttcaagactgTTTGCcccttcctacagtctgtgtaagtagaggttacacgccgagtctcagtgattattaaaaataatggtcgaagttggcggatcatgaaaaatgcgagctttagcgagctttttcatgaccgcgaactgagaccattattttttataatcactgagacgaggtgtgtaacctctttattcctcctttcttcagttattcaaagaaaagaggaggttttttgcgaaagtttgattgaatcctattcactcaaccagtcaacctgcgcaggcgatcgattaatgcgcggttgtatagttccgtgcaaatcattccattctgttaacacttcttgtcagttttcctattttggactaaaatcaagtacacagatatgctgttattctgctgtggcggcaaaggcagatattgtgtgttctgtatatgttttggtatcgcttaggataatgttctttcgtaaaatgggactagcagacgaacttttgcacccgtgttccaacgttaaaaactgtatgaagttcagttttctggggaaaatagtgtatgaaaccgctttatgttgtttaaattgatgagatgtgtgcatttggttgcgtgtgatctgtttattaaatgaaatattgttgaaaactgaccgtcggattgcagtctgttgtcggaaactgagtgaaaagaaggggaactactcttgtcgctagacaaagtatgagttacttgccttgcgggaaattgcttgtgatgaacgtttgagcacggcaaatctagattcagaaaacaaccgaactcatggattttatatgaagattcatgtgttcaggcctgtagttgttaatttaaatgcggtatgtttgtattgtttgctccagagatgtatacttcgtacgttagagcgttcggaacttttcagtcgcaaaaagtagtaccgaaacagaacaacttctcaacccattgcactatcgaggattcaggctgttgctgggtcgttatttgtttggttgctgggtcattatcgaaaaataactacccctacaagtttacagaggtaaagaagcagaggggggaataaggtcaaataaatacagttgaatgattgtttgaactattatgtgcctttagttttcagcttctgtccgctgcaggttgtttttaaccatcatttggacgaatctttgTTTGCGAGCTGCTAATCCACTTGGGGACAATATCATGTAttcgcaccgaatatgcataccagcgctcattggttaataacaggatattcgatgattattttcccgtgggtagcttccctttgctgcacaatacttacatatgttttagaccaatgagctcACAAGTTTACATTTTAATTCCCTCACAATGCCCATGCCATTTGTATCATAAAGTTGTCCAGAAGCCTTCTTTATGTTTGTAAGACCTTGCACCAGTGTAGCAAATCATCCAGATCGACTGTTCAAAAGTACTGGGAAGTTTTACTTCAGCGTAATAAAAGCCCAAGATACTCACAGAAAGTTTTGAAGTCTTGT
The sequence above is a segment of the Littorina saxatilis isolate snail1 linkage group LG3, US_GU_Lsax_2.0, whole genome shotgun sequence genome. Coding sequences within it:
- the LOC138960902 gene encoding uncharacterized protein, translated to MAWAFVTSLLAGLVGVLLLTSASAGPDLSKCQPLNGQALPMGDFLSRLSRRKATKFYVTALTRELQPNTVSVMLSLKALRRKRYLMTTTANVRGASGVLQCVSIDHTLHYNQQERRLESKWDVYSYVVHVYLLANDAEKGRTAFYVELKRDGKKDKSLSLIDLLTSDPSTESSSDWASDAVKRICVDSDVFFDSLSVNASMKANCGN